One window of Ignavibacteriales bacterium genomic DNA carries:
- a CDS encoding T9SS type A sorting domain-containing protein, protein MGHTIKRTNKSLHSINCIDENNVWLVGDGGSILHTTNGGVTFIEDEKNSTQPQEFLLQQNYPNPFNPSTKISWQSPVSSWQTVKIYDILGNEVATLVNEYRQAGNYEVDFESTVGNHQLANGVYFYRLQAGEFVETKKMVLLK, encoded by the coding sequence TTGGGACATACAATTAAAAGAACAAATAAATCTCTTCATTCAATTAATTGCATTGATGAGAATAATGTCTGGCTTGTTGGTGATGGAGGTTCTATTCTCCATACAACAAACGGTGGTGTTACTTTTATTGAAGATGAAAAAAACTCAACTCAACCACAAGAATTTTTACTACAACAAAACTATCCAAACCCATTTAATCCAAGCACAAAAATCAGTTGGCAATCTCCAGTCAGCAGTTGGCAAACTGTAAAGATTTATGACATTTTAGGAAATGAGGTTGCTACTTTGGTTAACGAATATAGACAAGCTGGAAATTATGAGGTAGATTTCGAGTCCACTGTCGGCAACCATCAGTTAGCAAATGGAGTTTACTTTTACAGACTTCAAGCTGGAGAATTTGTTGAAACAAAGAAAATGGTACTGCTTAAATAA
- a CDS encoding TrkA C-terminal domain-containing protein, whose translation MLLNKQLKEIKFPEDCLVAMVRRSGETIIPKGNTVLIEGDRLTIIGNPKGMSELKKQYPESS comes from the coding sequence TTGCTTTTGAATAAACAGTTAAAAGAAATAAAATTCCCCGAAGATTGCCTTGTTGCAATGGTAAGAAGAAGCGGAGAAACCATCATTCCGAAAGGAAATACTGTTTTAATAGAAGGGGACAGGCTAACAATCATTGGTAATCCCAAAGGTATGTCTGAGCTTAAAAAACAGTATCCCGAAAGTTCTTAG